A stretch of Gossypium hirsutum isolate 1008001.06 chromosome A06, Gossypium_hirsutum_v2.1, whole genome shotgun sequence DNA encodes these proteins:
- the LOC107961947 gene encoding uncharacterized membrane protein At1g16860 yields the protein MGSRVQSHKLSNGLLVSGRPEQLKERQPTMPSRAVPYTGGDVKKSGELGKMFDIPVFDRSSSSGPPSHPNSNPNSKQHSQVLQPSRASSSSQPNSGSVRSGSNSGPIRKSSGSMPLQPTGLITSGPLSSGLRRSGQLGQVEKMSAVSGKAGYGSAVTSLGEGVRFGFRVSKAVVWVVMIVVAMGLLVGAFLMVAVKKAVVLGVVGAVVVPMGLVLLWNCIWRRKGLLGHMRRYPDAELRGAVDGQYVKVTGVVTCGSIPLESSYQRVPRCVYVSTELYEYRGWGGKSANPKHRYFSWGCRHSEKYVADFYISDFQSGLRALVKAGYGAQVAPFVKPATAVDITKENRDLSPSFLSWLAERNLSSDDRIMRLKEGYIKEGSTVSVMGVVRRHDNLLMIAPPSEPISIGCQGSRCLLPTYVEGLILTCDENQNAEVVPV from the exons ATGGGTTCTCGGGTTCAGTCTCACAAGCTAAGCAATGGGCTGTTGGTGTCGGGAAGGCCGGAGCAGCTGAAAGAAAGGCAACCGACAATGCCGTCTCGAGCGGTTCCGTACACAGGCGGTGACGTTAAGAAATCCGGCGAGCTTGGTAAAATGTTTGATATCCCAGTGTTTGATCGTTCCTCGTCCAGCGGTCCTCCTTCACATCCCAACTCAAACCCCAACTCCAAGCAGCATTCACAAGTTCTGCAACCTTCAcgtgcttcttcttcttctcagcCGAACAGTGGATCCGTGCGATCTGGGTCTAACTCAGGCCCGATTAGGAAATCCTCCGGGTCCATGCCGCTTCAGCCTACTGGGCTCATCACTTCGGGTCCCCTCAGCTCCGGTCTCAGGAGGTCGGGGCAGCTCGGCCAGGTCGAGAAAATGAGTGCTGTTTCGGGGAAAGCAGGGTACGGGTCGGCGGTGACGAGTCTCGGGGAAGGGGTGAGGTTTGGTTTTAGGGTGTCCAAGGCTGTGGTTTGGGTGGTGATGATAGTTGTGGCGATGGGGTTGTTGGTGGGGGCGTTTCTGATGGTAGCCGTGAAAAAGGCGGTGGTTCTTGGGGTGGTGGGTGCGGTGGTCGTACCCATGGGTTTGGTATTACTCTGGAATTGTATATGGCGAAGAAAAGGCTTGTTGGGGCACATGAGAAGGTACCCAGATGCTGAGCTTAGAGGTGCTGTTGATGGCCAATATGTGAAAGTTACTGGG GTTGTCACCTGTGGCAGCATTCCGTTGGAGTCATCCTACCAGAGGGTGCCCAGATGTGTATATGTTTCCACAGAATTGTACGAGTATAGAGGATGGGGTGGGAAATCTGCAAATCCTAAGCATCGTTACTTCTCCTGGGGATGTAGGCATTCTGAG AAATATGTTGCTGATTTTTACATATCAGATTTTCAATCTGGATTAAGAGCACTAGTCAAAGCAGGCTATGGAGCTCAGGTTGCCCCATTTGTCAAACCAGCTACTGCAGTTGATATAACAAAAGAAAATAGGGACTTATCTCCAAGCTTTTTAAGCTGGTTAGCGGAGAGGAATCTCTCTAGTGATGATCGTATAATGCGCTTAAAGGAGGG TTACATAAAAGAAGGGAGCACTGTAAGTGTGATGGGGGTTGTCCGACGCCATGATAACTTACTCATGATTGCCCCACCATCAGAACCTATCTCAATAGGCTGTCAAGGGAGCCGATGCCTCCTCCCAACATATGTTGAAGGTCTTATTCTAACATGCGATGAGAATCAGAATGCTGAAGTTGTCCCCGTGTAG